The region CGCCGCCCCCGGCAGGGCGTGGTTTCGAGCAGCCGCGCCAGCGCGGCGGTGTCGTTGTGGGCGAAGCGCTTGACTGTCGCGCCGCTCAGGCGTGCGCCGTCGATGAGGCTGGCGTGGCTGAGGCGGTCGGCGAACACGATGTCCTCGCGCCCGGCCAGCGCGGATACAACGCCGACGTTCATGCCGAAGCCGCTGCTGAACACAAGCGCGGCCTCTCCCCCCACGAGGCTGGCCAAGGCTGATTCCAGCTCTTCGTGCAGCTCCAGCGTGCCGCACATCAGGCGCGAGGAGGTCCCGCCGCAGCCCCAGCGCTCAATGGCCTGGATGGCGCGGTGCTTGACGTGAGGATCGCAGGCCAACCCCAGGTAGTCGTTGGAGGAGAAGTTGAGCAGCGTCCGGCCATCTGGCAGCTCGATGCGCCCGCCCGCTTGAGGCCAGGCCTCCGTGCGCCGGAATAGTCCTTCACTCTTCAGTTGCGCCAGCTCCAGCAAAAAAGAATCCATGCTCATCAATCCTTACGTCTGGCCTTACGCCTGGACGCTCGCGGCGTCCTCCACCTAAATCTCGAAGCCAGACGCGTGTTCACGGGGAACGCGGACAATAGAGCATTTTGCTTTTGAAAATGCTCTGCAAGCCATGCGTCGGCATGGCTTGCCGCCGCGTAGGCGTAGGCGCAATTCACTTGCGCCGTCAACGCCGGAGCGGACGTCTTAAAAGCAATCTGCCCTAAGCTATCCAGGAGGCCTTATCTCGACGGGAAATGTTCTTCAGGCCAAGTACAGTTCTACCCCGGCCTCCTGCACTAGTTTTTTCCAGCGGTCGGGCAGGGGGGCGTTGGTGAAGATGGCCGTGAGTTCCGAGAGGTGCCCCACCCTGACCATGGCGGGACGCCCGAATTTGGAATTGTCCGTCACAAGGTACACGTGCCGGGAGCTTTCGATGATCGTGCGCGCCACGGCTACTTCCCTGTAGTCGTAATCAAGGATGCTGCCGTCCTCGTCTATGCCCGAAATGCCGATGATGCCGTAGTCCACACGGAACTCGCGGATGAACCGCTCGGCGCTCGAACCGACAATCCCGTGGTCGCGGTGACGCACCGTGCCGCCGGCTACCACGACGTCGTTTTCGGGATTGCGGGCGCAGATCGAAGCCACGTTCAGGCTGTTCGTGACGATGCGCAGCTTCTTATGCTCCAGGAGGGCCTTGGCGACCTCCTCGGTCGTCGTGCCGATATTGATGAGTAGGGAGGCTCCCTCTGGAATGTGCTGCGCGCAGAGCTTTCCGATTCTTTGCTTCTCCTCCATGAACATGGCCTTGCGCTGGTCATAGAGGATGTTCTCCGAACCCAGCGGAACACCCGCGCCACCATGGAATCGCTGGATCTTCCCCGCCTCGGCCAGCATGTTGATGTCCTTGCGCATGGTCTGGGGAGTGACCACGAAATGGCGAGAAAGATCTTCGATGGTGGCGAAGCCGCGCTCGGAAATGAAGTCCATGAGCGCCTTGTGTCGTTTTACCCGTTTATCCATGCCGGGTGCTTAACTATTTCACCCGGTCGTGACAAGCGCTGCGCCACATCGGCCTTAAACCTTGCGTTGTACGGTTCAAGCCTTGTGGCAAGCGGGTTGGAATATTGAGGTGCGGGCTTTCCTGAGGCTAAGCGGCATTCAACTCAGTGACCATGAAAATTGTTTCTGCGCTAATCAATTGCTGCTGAAAAGTGGCTTGGGAATCGAAGCGTGGAAGGAAAGCCAGTTCATTTGAGCCCATAGCATAAAAGGTCAGGCCGTGAAGGCCTGCATAAGGATATTTGCTTTTATGAAAGTCATGACATACAAATTCGAAAAGTTTTCGATAGCTGATGCTCGCTTGAAGCCTGCACATGATCAAGGCCAGACCGGTCCAGAGGAAGATAGTGCCAGAGAACCGCGGGATGCAGACAAGCCATACGGAAGAGCCGGTCTCGCACGATCTTGATCTCGAAAGGGACGGGAGCGGCCCGAGGTTCTTCTTCGACAGGCGCGATTACGAACTGCTGCGCATA is a window of Desulfocurvibacter africanus subsp. africanus DSM 2603 DNA encoding:
- a CDS encoding DeoR/GlpR family DNA-binding transcription regulator — translated: MDKRVKRHKALMDFISERGFATIEDLSRHFVVTPQTMRKDINMLAEAGKIQRFHGGAGVPLGSENILYDQRKAMFMEEKQRIGKLCAQHIPEGASLLINIGTTTEEVAKALLEHKKLRIVTNSLNVASICARNPENDVVVAGGTVRHRDHGIVGSSAERFIREFRVDYGIIGISGIDEDGSILDYDYREVAVARTIIESSRHVYLVTDNSKFGRPAMVRVGHLSELTAIFTNAPLPDRWKKLVQEAGVELYLA